GCTTGCTGGCCTTCGTTTTCGGTTGGTTGGCCTTTCGCAGCCGCGTCACAGGCGTCTACCTTTCGATCCTGACACAAGCGATGACCTTGGCGCTGTCGCTCTATTTGTTCCAAAACGACACGGGACTGCGCGGAAACAACGGGCTGTCAGGTTTGCAGAATATTCCGGGCCTTGAGGATCGCGGACAGGATATCGTCTCGCTTTGGTTCTTCTGGGCTTCGGCGCTGGCACTGGGATTGGGTTATGTTTTGTTCGCCTATGTCGTCTCAGGTAAGTTCGGATCGGTCATTCGCGCAATCCGCGACAACGAAGCGCGCGTGCGTTTCCTTGGCTACCATGTTGAGCAGTACAAGCTGTTCGTCTTTACTCTCACGGCGATGGTTTCGGGCATCGCAGGCGCGCTGTATTACCCCCAAGCGGGCATCATCAACCCCGCGGAAATTGCACCTATCGCATCTATTTATCTGGCGGTCTGGGTGGCGATTGGTGGGCGCGGTCGGCTTTATGGTGCGGTGATTGGTGCGGCCTTGGTGTCGCTGTTGTCGTCATGGTTTACCGGCGGTTCCGCCCCCAACATCAACCTCGGGTTCTATGTGATTAAGTGGACTGATTGGTGGCTGGTCTTGCTTGGTCTGTCCTTTGTATTGGTCACGCTGTTCTTCCCTAAAGGTATCGGTGGTGTGTTTGATGCCATTGCCAAGAAGAAGGACCCTGAAAGGCAGGGTGATTTCGGCCCCGATCAAGGTGCATGGCGCGACAAAGAAGGAGAGCCATCATGAGCACGCTTTTGGAAGTTTCCGGCGTTTCAGTCACCTTCGATGGGTTTCGCGCGATCAACAATCTGTCAATCCAAATTGCGGAACCTGAACTGCGTGCCGTAATTGGCCCCAATGGGGCAGGCAAAACCACGTTCATGGATATCGTCACGGGTAAAACGCGCCCTGATGAAGGGCGGGTCATCTTTGGCGAAAAATCGGTGTCGTTGTTAGGCATGACCGAAAGCCAGATCGCCCAAGCGGGTGTCGGGCGCAAGTTTCAAAAGCCAACCGTGTTTGAAGCTCAGACCGTTCATGAAAACATTGTTATGGCACTGCGCAACAAGCGCGGACCGTTGGATGTTTTGTTCGGCGGAAAGGCCACGAACCGTGAGGCCCGCGTTCGTGAGATAAGCGATGAAATCGGCCTAACGGATGCGTTGGACCAGCAATCAGGCGCGCTGAGCCACGGTCAGAAACAGTGGCTCGAGATCGGAATGCTGCTTGCGCAGGATCCGCGTCTGTTGCTTGTCGATGAACCCGCCGCAGGGATGACACCGGCGGAACGCGAACACACGACCGACTTGTTGGTGCGCGCCGCCAAGACCCGCGCCGTGGTCGTGGTTGAGCACGATATGGAATTCGTGCGCCGCTTGAACTGCAAGGTCACAGTTCTTCACGAAGGCTCGGTTCTGGCCGAGGGCAGTTTGGATCACGTAACGAAAAACAAGGACGTCGTTGACGTCTATTTGGGGCGCTAAAGCATGTTGGATGTCACAGACCTAACGTTGAAATACGGACAAAGCCAAATCTTGAACGGGATCAATCTGACCGCGAAAAAAGGTGAAATCACCGCTGTGATGGGGACAAACGGGGTTGGCAAAACATCGCTTTTGAAAGCCATCGCGGGCCGCCACCCGATCGCGTCAGGGTCGATTGCGTTGAACGGTTCGCTGATTGAGAAACACTCGGCTGTCAACGCAGCTAGGGCAGGGATCGCCTATGTCCCACAAGGTCGCGAAGTGTTCCCGATGATGACCGTGACTGAAAACCTAGAAACTGGGTTTGCCTGTCTTGATGGGCGCGCTCACAACGTTCCCGATCACATCTACGAGCTGTTCCCAGTGTTGCATGAAATGTCTGCGCGGCGCGGGGGCGATCTTTCCGGGGGACAGCAACAGCAACTCGCAATTGCGCGGGCATTGATCACCAAACCGTCTGTGCTGCTGCTTGATGAACCCACGGAAGGTATCCAGCCCAACATCATCCAACACATCGGTGACGTGATTGCAAAGCTGCGCGATCAAGGTGAGATCGCGATCGTGTTGGTCGAGCAGTTCTTCGATTTCGCGTTTGAACTTGGGGATCAGTTCGTAACGATGAACCGCGGTTCGGTTACGCTCGATGCGCCGTCCAAGGATGTTGAGCGAGAAAAACTGCTGGGCCTCGTGTCAGTCTAGCGTCAGTCCGCCGATGTTTGAGATCAACTGCAGCACATCGTTGACCCCTTGATCATTGCGCAGTGAGCAAAACACGAAGGGACGATCGCCGCGTATACGTTTCGCGTCGCGCTCCATCACGTCCAAAGACGCGCCAACATGCGGCGCGAGGTCGGTTTTATTGATCACAAGAATGTCCGACTTGGTGATTGCAGGCCCACCCTTGCGCGGAATTTCTTCGCCGGCGGCTACGTCGATCACATAGATCGTGAGGTCGGCCAACTCGGGACTGAACGTCGCGGATAAATTGTCCCCGCCGCTTTCGATCATCGCAACTTCCAGATCGTCGTGGCGGGTTCGCATTTCGGCGATGGCCGCCAGATTGATAGACGCGTCTTCGCGGATTGCGGTGTGGGGGCAGCCACCCGTTTCGACACCAATAACCCGATCTTGTGGCAAGATTTGCATCCGCATCAAGGCTTCTGCGTCTTCTTGCGTGTAGATGTCATTGGTGATGACCCCAATCGAAAGCTTGGGGTGCAAAGCACGCGCCAATGCCGCCGTCAGTGTTGTTTTGCCAGCGCCAACCGGTCCGCCAATACCAATGCGCAATGGACCATTGTTCTGTGTCATGAGCGAAAAATCCTAGGCTGCAAAGTTTCATGTCGCATTGCTGCGATGTCCGACAAGAACGCGGTGCTTTGTAAGTCATCAAGACTGGAAAGTGCCGTGTCGTCTGCGATTTCGGTGCATACGGGCGCAAGGGCTGCAAGCACGGCTTGGCCTTCGGTTTGCCCGAGTGGGACGGCGCGAACGGATGCGGACACCAAGTTGCTGACAAAGGCGTGCAGATACATCGACGCCGTCAATGTCGGGTCAAGGTTCAAACGTGCAGCCGCTGCACCAACGGCGACCGGAAACAAGTGCTCAGGCGCGTCGACATCCCAAATGTCGGCTACGGTTTTGGTGAACGCCGCACCCTGCCGCTCGCTTTCCATTCGTCGCTCGGCAGAGGATGAATTGGCGACGCCATGTGCATTGACCATGTCCAATGCCTCACGATCTGCACAGCCGTAAGCGGCCCGCAACAAGATACAGTCGTTGCGTCCACTTCCATTGCGCAGCACATCCGTAAGCCAATCCTGCATTTCGCCAGCGGTGCCGATTACGCCGTCCGCAATCGCCATTTCAAGACCATGGGAATAGGCGAACGCCCCGACAGGAAAACTGGGGGAGAGCCATTGCGCCAAAGTAAGGATATCGCCGTTAGTGGTCATGTGCTGTCGCTACATGTTCATGACTGTGGGTGCGCCCGTGCCCGTACGCGCCGCCTTCGGGTGTGAAGGGCTGGACAACTGGCTGCACGGTCGCGCCGAGGTGCTCAAGCATGTGACCGATGACGGGATCAGCCTGTATCAGTAAGTGATCTGGCTCAATCTGGCAGGGCGTGTGGCGATTGCCAATGTGCCACGCCAGCTGGGTCAAGTTGCCTGTGATGCGTAGCAGGTTTTCGTCAGCGGCCA
This Octadecabacter temperatus DNA region includes the following protein-coding sequences:
- the urtC gene encoding urea ABC transporter permease subunit UrtC yields the protein MKNTLIARNPSILWFLLALSVFTVSVTVLSEATGFGLISTSFLKTLGKTLCLCLVAIAMDVVWGYCGILSLGHFAFFGIGGYAIGMWLMYARTEAIVQTSLQASVLPPTPQEVTDAIGSQIFGVVGSSDFPAIWMFSHSLPLQLLAVVLVPGLLAFVFGWLAFRSRVTGVYLSILTQAMTLALSLYLFQNDTGLRGNNGLSGLQNIPGLEDRGQDIVSLWFFWASALALGLGYVLFAYVVSGKFGSVIRAIRDNEARVRFLGYHVEQYKLFVFTLTAMVSGIAGALYYPQAGIINPAEIAPIASIYLAVWVAIGGRGRLYGAVIGAALVSLLSSWFTGGSAPNINLGFYVIKWTDWWLVLLGLSFVLVTLFFPKGIGGVFDAIAKKKDPERQGDFGPDQGAWRDKEGEPS
- the urtD gene encoding urea ABC transporter ATP-binding protein UrtD, with translation MSTLLEVSGVSVTFDGFRAINNLSIQIAEPELRAVIGPNGAGKTTFMDIVTGKTRPDEGRVIFGEKSVSLLGMTESQIAQAGVGRKFQKPTVFEAQTVHENIVMALRNKRGPLDVLFGGKATNREARVREISDEIGLTDALDQQSGALSHGQKQWLEIGMLLAQDPRLLLVDEPAAGMTPAEREHTTDLLVRAAKTRAVVVVEHDMEFVRRLNCKVTVLHEGSVLAEGSLDHVTKNKDVVDVYLGR
- the urtE gene encoding urea ABC transporter ATP-binding subunit UrtE translates to MLDVTDLTLKYGQSQILNGINLTAKKGEITAVMGTNGVGKTSLLKAIAGRHPIASGSIALNGSLIEKHSAVNAARAGIAYVPQGREVFPMMTVTENLETGFACLDGRAHNVPDHIYELFPVLHEMSARRGGDLSGGQQQQLAIARALITKPSVLLLDEPTEGIQPNIIQHIGDVIAKLRDQGEIAIVLVEQFFDFAFELGDQFVTMNRGSVTLDAPSKDVEREKLLGLVSV
- the ureG gene encoding urease accessory protein UreG, which translates into the protein MTQNNGPLRIGIGGPVGAGKTTLTAALARALHPKLSIGVITNDIYTQEDAEALMRMQILPQDRVIGVETGGCPHTAIREDASINLAAIAEMRTRHDDLEVAMIESGGDNLSATFSPELADLTIYVIDVAAGEEIPRKGGPAITKSDILVINKTDLAPHVGASLDVMERDAKRIRGDRPFVFCSLRNDQGVNDVLQLISNIGGLTLD
- a CDS encoding urease accessory protein UreF, whose translation is MTTNGDILTLAQWLSPSFPVGAFAYSHGLEMAIADGVIGTAGEMQDWLTDVLRNGSGRNDCILLRAAYGCADREALDMVNAHGVANSSSAERRMESERQGAAFTKTVADIWDVDAPEHLFPVAVGAAAARLNLDPTLTASMYLHAFVSNLVSASVRAVPLGQTEGQAVLAALAPVCTEIADDTALSSLDDLQSTAFLSDIAAMRHETLQPRIFRS
- a CDS encoding urease accessory protein UreE; amino-acid sequence: MADLTAQTVKRHAHATAPFGRCTLTYDDRFLRRKMLTTDDGGKFLVDLESTTSLNQGDAFVLSDGQLVEVLAADENLLRITGNLTQLAWHIGNRHTPCQIEPDHLLIQADPVIGHMLEHLGATVQPVVQPFTPEGGAYGHGRTHSHEHVATAHDH